The Mycolicibacterium smegmatis genome has a window encoding:
- the serS gene encoding serine--tRNA ligase — protein MIDLRLLRENPDIVRASQRARGEDPALVDALLAADTARRSAVSAADNLRAEQKAASKLVGKASPDERPALLQRAKDLAEQVKAAEAAQAEAEQAFTAAHMAISNVIIEGVPAGGEDDFVVLDTVGEPRAIENPKDHLELGESLGLIDMERGAKVSGSRFYFLTGAGALLQLGLLQLATQVAVQNGFTLMIPPVLVRPEVMRGTGFLGAHADEVYRLEADDMYLVGTSEVPLAGYHADEILDLSAGPRRYAGWSSCFRREAGSYGKDTRGIIRVHQFDKVEGFIYCKPEDAEAEHQRLLGWQREMLAAIEVPYRVIDVAAGDLGSSAARKYDCEAWVPTQQTYRELTSTSNCTTFQARRLSTRYRDDNGKPQIAATLNGTLATTRWLVAILENHQQPDGSVRVPAALVPYVRTEVLEP, from the coding sequence GTGATCGACCTCAGGCTGCTGCGCGAGAATCCCGACATCGTCCGCGCGTCACAACGCGCCCGCGGCGAGGACCCGGCGCTTGTGGACGCGCTGCTGGCCGCCGATACGGCACGCCGCTCGGCGGTGTCGGCCGCCGACAATCTGCGGGCCGAGCAGAAGGCCGCGAGCAAGCTCGTCGGCAAGGCGTCCCCGGACGAGCGCCCGGCCCTGCTGCAGCGGGCCAAGGACCTCGCCGAGCAGGTCAAGGCCGCCGAGGCCGCGCAGGCCGAGGCCGAACAGGCGTTCACGGCCGCGCACATGGCGATCAGCAACGTGATCATCGAAGGCGTGCCCGCGGGCGGCGAGGACGACTTCGTGGTGCTCGACACCGTGGGTGAACCGCGGGCCATCGAGAACCCCAAAGACCACCTGGAGCTCGGTGAGTCGCTCGGCCTGATCGACATGGAACGCGGCGCCAAGGTGTCGGGTTCGCGGTTCTACTTCTTGACCGGTGCCGGTGCGCTGCTTCAGCTCGGGCTGCTTCAGCTCGCCACGCAGGTGGCCGTCCAGAACGGGTTCACGCTCATGATCCCGCCCGTGCTGGTGCGTCCCGAGGTGATGCGCGGCACCGGGTTTCTCGGCGCGCACGCCGACGAGGTGTACCGGCTCGAGGCCGACGACATGTACCTCGTCGGGACCTCGGAGGTGCCGCTGGCCGGTTACCACGCCGACGAGATCCTCGACCTGTCCGCGGGACCGCGCCGCTACGCCGGGTGGTCGTCGTGCTTCCGCCGCGAGGCGGGCAGCTACGGCAAGGACACGCGCGGCATCATCCGCGTACACCAGTTCGACAAGGTCGAGGGCTTCATCTACTGCAAGCCCGAGGACGCCGAGGCCGAGCACCAGCGGTTGCTGGGCTGGCAGCGCGAGATGCTGGCCGCGATCGAGGTGCCGTACCGCGTGATCGACGTCGCCGCAGGCGATCTCGGATCGTCGGCCGCGCGCAAGTACGACTGCGAGGCGTGGGTGCCGACGCAGCAGACCTACCGTGAGCTCACGTCGACGTCGAACTGTACGACGTTCCAGGCGCGCCGGTTGTCCACGCGCTACCGCGACGACAACGGCAAACCGCAGATTGCCGCGACCCTCAACGGCACGCTCGCCACCACACGGTGGCTGGTCGCGATCCTGGAGAACCATCAGCAGCCCGACGGCAGCGTGCGCGTGCCCGCTGCCCTTGTGCCCTACGTCAGAACGGAAGTGCTCGAGCCATGA
- a CDS encoding Cof-type HAD-IIB family hydrolase, whose product MTSDKTPGLIATDVDGTLLDEDERVTPRTRAAVRAAVAAGATFVLATGRPPRWIQPVVDGLGLAPMAVCANGAVIYDPATDRIVSARTLSPEMLAELADIATHVIPGAGLAVERVGRSAHDAATPQFVSSPGYEHAWLNPDNTEVSVEDLLSAPAVKLLIRKAGAQSADMAAELVKHIGAQGDITYSTNNGLIEIVPSGISKATGVAELAGPLGLTDADIVAFGDMPNDVPMLSWAGRGVAMGNAHPEAKAAADEVTTTNAEDGVATVLERWWG is encoded by the coding sequence GTGACCTCTGACAAAACGCCGGGGCTCATCGCCACCGACGTCGACGGCACGCTGCTCGACGAAGACGAGCGGGTCACGCCGCGTACCCGCGCCGCGGTCCGGGCGGCCGTCGCCGCGGGTGCGACGTTCGTGCTCGCGACGGGGCGCCCGCCGCGGTGGATCCAGCCCGTGGTGGACGGGCTTGGCCTGGCACCCATGGCGGTCTGTGCCAACGGGGCGGTGATCTACGACCCCGCCACCGACCGGATCGTCTCGGCGCGCACGCTGTCGCCGGAGATGCTCGCCGAACTCGCCGACATCGCGACGCACGTGATCCCCGGTGCGGGCCTGGCCGTCGAACGCGTGGGCCGCTCGGCCCATGACGCCGCCACACCTCAGTTCGTCAGCTCGCCCGGTTACGAGCACGCGTGGCTCAACCCGGACAACACCGAGGTGTCGGTCGAGGATCTGCTGAGCGCGCCCGCGGTGAAGCTGTTGATCCGCAAGGCGGGGGCGCAGAGTGCCGACATGGCCGCCGAACTGGTCAAGCACATCGGCGCGCAGGGCGACATCACCTACTCGACCAACAACGGCCTCATCGAGATCGTGCCGTCGGGCATCAGCAAGGCCACGGGCGTCGCCGAACTCGCGGGCCCGCTCGGGCTCACCGACGCCGACATCGTCGCGTTCGGCGACATGCCCAACGACGTCCCGATGCTCAGCTGGGCCGGCCGCGGCGTGGCGATGGGCAACGCGCATCCCGAGGCCAAGGCCGCTGCCGACGAGGTCACCACCACCAACGCCGAGGACGGTGTGGCGACCGTGCTCGAACGCTGGTGGGGCTGA
- a CDS encoding N-acetylmuramoyl-L-alanine amidase: protein MQSRRPAPSILFTAIAATLIVVPWALSGTGDEHHNPAADAPSLTQQPLDDLGGGETIREIHQDEPFSLVALTAQDLDGTSARIRAKKADGSWGPWYEAEALDGVGADTPGPRGTDPVFVGRTNTVQIAITRPENAAPTAPAPKNKDDKNKPDLGYRPATVQQPLGQNVTAVLISPPQAPADIGPLPTAVTAPGVPPHIIGRAQWGADESMRCPAVYDAGIRAGIVHHTAGSNDYAPEDSAGIVRSIYEYHTRTLGWCDIAYNALVDKYGQVFEGRAGGMDRPVEGAHTGGFNRDTWGVAMMGNFDAVPPTPIQLRTTGRLLGWRLGLDRIDPHGTVVLASEGGSFTHFPRGATPTLPAIFTHRDVGNTDCPGNAAYAEMGRLRDIAARFNQPPGPEELAEQMRGGAIFARWESVGGPAGPLGNPTSPEAAAEGEARYATFERGAIYWSPVTGAQPLTGAIYEAWGRLGFERGALGLPTSGEIHEPLWIKQNFQHGTLNFDREKHTVVRVIDGVPQELPPAAPDDQPVQLERFTPIA, encoded by the coding sequence GTGCAGTCACGTCGTCCCGCGCCGTCGATCCTGTTCACCGCGATCGCGGCGACCCTGATCGTCGTCCCGTGGGCGCTCAGCGGGACCGGCGACGAACATCACAACCCCGCAGCCGACGCCCCGTCGCTCACGCAGCAGCCCCTCGACGACCTCGGTGGCGGCGAGACCATCCGGGAGATCCACCAGGACGAGCCGTTCTCCCTGGTCGCGCTGACCGCACAGGACCTCGACGGCACCTCGGCGCGCATCCGCGCCAAGAAGGCAGACGGGTCGTGGGGGCCGTGGTACGAGGCCGAGGCCCTCGACGGCGTCGGCGCCGACACCCCGGGCCCGCGCGGCACCGATCCGGTGTTCGTCGGACGCACCAACACCGTGCAGATCGCGATCACCCGGCCCGAGAACGCCGCGCCGACCGCCCCGGCCCCCAAGAACAAGGACGACAAGAACAAGCCCGATCTGGGCTACCGGCCCGCAACCGTGCAACAACCGCTGGGCCAGAACGTCACCGCGGTGCTGATCAGCCCGCCGCAGGCGCCCGCCGACATCGGCCCGCTGCCCACGGCCGTCACGGCCCCCGGCGTTCCGCCGCACATCATCGGCCGCGCGCAGTGGGGCGCCGACGAATCGATGCGGTGCCCGGCCGTGTACGACGCGGGGATCCGGGCCGGCATCGTGCACCACACGGCGGGCAGCAACGACTACGCGCCCGAGGATTCGGCGGGCATCGTGCGGTCGATCTACGAGTACCACACGAGAACTCTGGGCTGGTGCGACATCGCCTACAACGCGCTGGTCGACAAGTACGGGCAGGTCTTCGAGGGCCGGGCAGGCGGCATGGACCGGCCCGTGGAGGGCGCCCACACCGGCGGCTTCAACCGCGACACCTGGGGTGTGGCGATGATGGGGAACTTCGACGCGGTGCCCCCGACCCCGATCCAGTTGCGCACCACCGGAAGACTGCTGGGCTGGCGCCTGGGCCTGGACCGCATCGATCCGCACGGCACCGTGGTGCTCGCATCGGAAGGCGGGTCGTTCACCCACTTCCCGCGCGGCGCCACCCCGACGCTGCCCGCGATCTTCACGCACCGCGACGTCGGCAACACCGACTGCCCGGGCAACGCGGCATACGCCGAGATGGGCCGCCTGCGCGACATCGCCGCCCGGTTCAACCAGCCACCCGGACCCGAGGAACTCGCCGAGCAGATGCGCGGCGGCGCGATATTCGCGCGGTGGGAGTCCGTCGGCGGGCCCGCGGGTCCGCTCGGCAACCCGACCTCACCCGAGGCCGCGGCCGAGGGCGAGGCCCGCTACGCGACCTTCGAGCGCGGTGCGATCTACTGGTCCCCCGTCACCGGGGCGCAGCCGCTCACCGGCGCGATCTACGAGGCCTGGGGCCGACTGGGTTTCGAGCGCGGTGCGCTGGGCCTGCCGACCAGCGGTGAGATCCACGAGCCGCTGTGGATCAAGCAGAACTTCCAGCACGGCACGCTGAACTTCGACCGTGAGAAGCACACCGTGGTCCGCGTCATCGACGGTGTGCCACAGGAACTCCCACCCGCGGCCCCCGACGATCAGCCCGTGCAGCTCGAGCGCTTCACGCCGATCGCCTGA
- a CDS encoding DUF5718 family protein, translating into MIDIDLTEARNWFGFGVAGNFAGHLEQAGEASDFTKVVTEGYAPKGIFPWYAPGRDDFLGEFPLSSESIKLPEASEEFQGPLNLQIEPEVGVACQVVWNGDTVARLEPFALGAFNDCSIRRPGAPKISHKKNWGPASKGVASQFFEISDLTPDGPTATMRLVCYLREDGGQQHAYGVDSPLVGYSYYGEVLLDWIVERLANQKGSDDTPLEDVGALMVASGHPEVVLIGIGATRYTPLGESTYLKPGDEAIVRVYDSASSEASELRQIVTAG; encoded by the coding sequence ATGATCGACATCGACCTCACCGAAGCGCGGAACTGGTTCGGGTTCGGCGTCGCGGGCAACTTCGCCGGCCACCTCGAACAGGCAGGCGAGGCAAGCGATTTCACCAAGGTGGTGACCGAGGGATACGCGCCCAAGGGCATCTTCCCGTGGTACGCCCCCGGCCGTGACGACTTCCTCGGCGAGTTCCCGCTGTCGAGTGAGAGCATCAAACTGCCCGAGGCCTCCGAGGAGTTCCAGGGGCCGCTCAACCTGCAGATCGAACCCGAGGTGGGCGTGGCCTGCCAGGTGGTGTGGAACGGCGACACGGTGGCCCGGCTCGAGCCGTTCGCGCTCGGTGCCTTCAACGACTGCTCGATCCGCAGGCCCGGCGCACCCAAGATCAGCCACAAGAAGAACTGGGGACCGGCGTCGAAAGGTGTGGCCTCGCAGTTCTTCGAGATCAGCGATCTGACCCCGGACGGCCCCACCGCGACCATGCGTCTGGTGTGCTACCTGCGCGAGGACGGCGGTCAGCAGCACGCGTACGGCGTCGACTCACCCCTGGTGGGCTACTCGTACTACGGCGAGGTGCTGCTGGACTGGATCGTCGAGCGGCTGGCGAACCAGAAGGGTTCCGACGACACGCCTCTGGAGGATGTGGGCGCCCTGATGGTGGCCAGCGGACACCCCGAGGTCGTGCTGATCGGCATCGGCGCGACGCGGTACACGCCGCTGGGCGAGTCGACCTACCTCAAGCCGGGGGACGAGGCCATCGTGCGCGTCTACGACAGCGCCTCCAGTGAGGCCTCGGAACTGCGCCAGATCGTCACGGCCGGCTGA
- a CDS encoding MBL fold metallo-hydrolase, translating into MQVTSVGHAGFLIESRAGSILCDPWVNPAYFASWFPFPDNSQLDWDALGDVDYLYVSHLHKDHFDPEHLRRYVNKDAVVLLPDYPVPDLRRELEKLGFHNFFETTDSVKHTVSGPKGDLDVMIIALRAPADGPIGDSGLVVSDRVTTVFNMNDARPVDLDVLHTDFGQIDVHMLQYSGAIWYPMVYDMPARAKEAFGIQKRQRQMDRCRQYIAQVGATWVVPSAGPPCFLDPELRDLNDDHGDPANIFPDQMVFLEQLRIHGHDGGLLMIPGSTADFTGSTLNSLTHPVDDPESIFTTGKAAYIEDYAQRMAPVLAAEKARWAPSAGEPMLEALRALFEPIMTQTDQICDGIGYPVELRLTGRDHNETVVLDFPKRVVREPIPDERFRYGFEIPAALVRTVLRDEEPDWVNTIFLSTRFRAWRVGGYNEYLYTFFKCLTDERIAYADGWFAEAHDDSSSITLDGFQIQRRCPHLKADLSKFGVVEGNTLTCNLHGWQWNLENGRCLTTKGHELRCQKL; encoded by the coding sequence GTGCAGGTCACCAGTGTCGGGCACGCCGGCTTTCTGATCGAGTCCCGGGCAGGCAGCATCCTGTGCGACCCCTGGGTCAACCCCGCTTATTTCGCCTCGTGGTTCCCGTTCCCGGACAACAGCCAACTCGACTGGGACGCGCTCGGCGACGTCGACTACCTCTACGTGTCGCACCTGCACAAGGACCACTTCGACCCCGAGCACCTGCGCCGGTACGTCAACAAGGACGCCGTGGTGCTGCTGCCGGACTACCCGGTGCCCGATCTGCGCCGCGAGCTCGAGAAGCTGGGCTTCCACAACTTCTTCGAGACCACCGACTCGGTCAAGCACACCGTCAGCGGCCCCAAGGGCGACCTCGACGTGATGATCATCGCGCTGCGCGCGCCCGCCGACGGCCCGATCGGGGACTCCGGTCTGGTGGTTTCGGACCGCGTCACCACCGTTTTCAATATGAACGACGCGCGTCCGGTCGATCTCGATGTGCTGCACACCGACTTCGGCCAGATCGACGTGCACATGCTGCAGTACTCGGGCGCGATCTGGTACCCGATGGTCTACGACATGCCCGCGCGCGCCAAGGAGGCGTTCGGCATCCAGAAGCGCCAGCGGCAGATGGACCGCTGCCGTCAGTACATCGCGCAGGTCGGTGCGACCTGGGTGGTGCCGTCGGCGGGCCCGCCGTGCTTCCTGGACCCCGAGCTGCGCGATCTCAACGACGACCACGGCGACCCGGCCAACATCTTCCCGGACCAGATGGTGTTCCTGGAGCAGCTGCGCATCCACGGCCACGACGGCGGCCTGCTGATGATCCCCGGCAGCACTGCCGATTTCACGGGTTCGACGCTCAACTCGCTGACGCATCCGGTGGACGATCCCGAGTCGATCTTCACCACGGGCAAGGCCGCGTACATCGAGGACTACGCGCAGCGCATGGCACCGGTGCTGGCCGCGGAGAAGGCGCGCTGGGCCCCGTCGGCCGGCGAGCCGATGCTGGAGGCGCTGCGCGCGCTGTTCGAGCCGATCATGACGCAGACCGACCAGATCTGCGACGGCATCGGCTACCCCGTCGAGCTGCGGCTGACCGGCCGCGACCACAACGAGACCGTGGTGCTCGACTTCCCCAAACGGGTTGTCCGCGAACCGATCCCCGACGAGAGGTTCCGCTACGGCTTCGAGATCCCCGCCGCTCTGGTGCGTACGGTGTTGCGCGACGAGGAACCGGACTGGGTCAACACGATATTCTTGTCGACGCGGTTCAGGGCCTGGCGTGTGGGCGGGTACAACGAGTATCTGTACACGTTCTTCAAGTGCCTCACCGACGAGCGGATCGCCTACGCCGACGGCTGGTTCGCCGAGGCCCACGACGACTCGTCGTCGATCACCCTGGACGGCTTCCAGATCCAGCGGCGCTGCCCGCACCTGAAGGCCGACCTGTCGAAGTTCGGTGTGGTGGAAGGCAACACGCTGACCTGCAACCTGCACGGCTGGCAGTGGAACCTGGAGAACGGCAGGTGCCTGACCACCAAGGGCCACGAACTGAGGTGCCAGAAGCTGTGA
- a CDS encoding lysophospholipid acyltransferase family protein: MEPVYGTVIQLARLAWRLQGLKFTVTGVENLPVTGGAVVAINHTSYFDFTFAGLPAYLQKRGRKVRFMAKKEVFDNKITGPIMRSLRHIEVDRHSGAASFEQACEYLKAGELVGVYPEATISRSFEIKELKSGAARMAIEADVPIIPHIVWGAQRIWTKGRPKNLYRPKVPIFIAVGEPIAPTLPAPELTALLHSRMQHLLEQVQDSYGPHPAGEFWVPHRLGGGAPSLAEANLMDAEEAAEKAARRAKQSGSGPAEPSGAPG; this comes from the coding sequence GTGGAACCGGTGTACGGGACTGTCATCCAACTGGCCCGCCTGGCCTGGCGGTTGCAAGGGCTCAAGTTCACGGTGACCGGGGTGGAGAACCTGCCCGTCACCGGCGGCGCGGTGGTGGCGATCAACCACACCAGCTACTTCGACTTCACCTTCGCCGGGCTGCCGGCCTATTTGCAGAAGCGGGGCCGCAAGGTGCGCTTCATGGCGAAGAAGGAAGTCTTCGACAACAAGATCACCGGTCCGATCATGCGCAGCCTGCGCCACATCGAGGTGGACCGCCACAGCGGCGCGGCCTCGTTCGAGCAGGCCTGCGAGTACCTCAAGGCCGGCGAACTCGTCGGCGTGTACCCCGAGGCGACGATCAGCCGCAGCTTCGAGATCAAGGAGCTGAAGTCCGGCGCCGCGCGCATGGCGATCGAGGCGGACGTGCCGATCATCCCGCACATCGTGTGGGGCGCCCAGCGCATCTGGACCAAGGGACGTCCGAAGAACCTGTACCGGCCCAAGGTGCCGATCTTCATCGCCGTCGGCGAGCCCATCGCACCGACGCTGCCCGCGCCGGAACTGACCGCGTTGCTGCACTCGCGCATGCAGCACCTGCTGGAGCAGGTGCAGGACTCCTACGGTCCGCATCCGGCGGGTGAGTTCTGGGTGCCGCACCGGCTGGGCGGCGGCGCACCGTCGCTGGCCGAGGCGAACCTGATGGACGCCGAGGAGGCGGCCGAGAAGGCCGCGCGGCGCGCGAAGCAGAGCGGCTCAGGACCTGCCGAACCCTCCGGGGCGCCGGGGTAG
- a CDS encoding lysophospholipid acyltransferase family protein: MEPVFRSLEIAARLAVRATGSRITFSGLENLPATGGAVVAINHTSYVDFLPAGLAATERGRRMRFMIKAEMEQVAVIRYLIRHTGTIPVDRSAGAGAYAAAVEALRAGELVGVYPEATISRSFELKEFKTGAVRMALEAGVPIIPLIVWGAQRIWTKDHPRAIGRKKIPINVCVGPPIEASGSPDELGAALRAAMSDMLESAQRDYPAPPGAFWVPRRLGGGAPTPEEAKRRDEAELAERARKRAERKAKTNR, translated from the coding sequence ATGGAACCGGTTTTCCGCAGTTTGGAGATCGCGGCGCGGCTTGCGGTCCGGGCCACCGGATCCCGGATCACCTTCAGCGGCCTGGAGAATCTGCCGGCGACCGGCGGTGCGGTGGTTGCGATCAACCACACCAGCTACGTCGACTTCCTGCCCGCGGGTCTCGCCGCGACCGAACGTGGCCGCCGCATGCGGTTCATGATCAAGGCCGAGATGGAACAGGTGGCCGTGATCCGCTACCTGATCAGACACACCGGCACCATCCCGGTGGACCGCAGCGCGGGCGCGGGGGCCTACGCCGCCGCGGTCGAGGCGCTGCGGGCCGGTGAACTCGTCGGGGTGTACCCCGAGGCGACGATCAGCCGCAGTTTCGAGCTCAAGGAGTTCAAGACCGGCGCCGTGCGGATGGCGCTGGAGGCCGGGGTTCCGATCATCCCGCTGATCGTGTGGGGTGCGCAGCGCATCTGGACCAAGGACCACCCGAGGGCGATCGGGCGCAAAAAGATCCCGATCAACGTCTGCGTCGGGCCGCCCATCGAGGCTTCGGGATCTCCCGACGAACTCGGCGCGGCCCTGCGCGCGGCCATGTCGGACATGCTCGAGAGCGCACAGCGCGACTATCCCGCCCCGCCCGGGGCCTTTTGGGTGCCGCGCCGCCTCGGCGGCGGGGCGCCCACACCCGAAGAGGCCAAACGCCGCGACGAGGCGGAACTGGCCGAACGGGCCCGCAAACGTGCCGAACGGAAAGCGAAGACCAACCGGTGA
- a CDS encoding septum formation family protein has translation MERMLEAPEHPDQLPDQRERKGRFWISLHAASTRRALLLTALGGLLIAGLITALPRSEGANNTLSAGAIALGPRGNETFNHVKDGDCLNWPGRNPDAARIVDCGENHRFEVAAAIDMRTFPGSEYGPSAPPPSMDRIKQISQEQCTPALKSYLGPKFDPNGKFTIGLLWSGEKAWKQSGERRMLCGLQLLGPGDTQLEFTGKVADIDQSKVWPAGTCLGIDPATNQPTDVPVDCAAPHAMEVTGAVNLAEKFPGPLPAEDDQDEFIKDACTKQTDAYLAPVQLRSTTLALSYSTISLPSWSAGSRQVSCSIGATLGNGGWSTLVNTAKGPLLINGQPPVAPPDIPAERLNLDPIPLPDVAETSSGSSSSSSSGSSSSSGSSGTSGSSSSSSSGSSGSSGSSGSADQHLPAQSTDTQQAPQSTDPAQQNTFNPPPPDAPAPPADQAAPAPAPAPAPAPAPEQAPPPPGPVDVPPPPGAPVPPPPGP, from the coding sequence ATGGAGCGGATGTTGGAGGCACCCGAGCACCCAGACCAGCTTCCCGATCAGCGCGAACGGAAGGGGCGGTTCTGGATCAGCCTGCACGCCGCGTCGACGCGGCGTGCGCTGCTGTTGACCGCTCTCGGCGGCCTGCTCATCGCGGGCCTGATCACCGCGCTGCCCCGCAGTGAGGGCGCGAACAACACGCTCAGCGCCGGTGCCATCGCGCTCGGCCCGCGCGGCAACGAGACCTTCAACCACGTCAAGGACGGCGACTGCCTGAACTGGCCGGGGCGCAACCCCGACGCGGCCCGCATCGTCGACTGCGGCGAGAACCACCGCTTCGAGGTCGCCGCGGCGATCGACATGCGCACGTTCCCCGGCAGCGAGTACGGCCCCAGCGCCCCGCCGCCGTCGATGGACCGCATCAAGCAGATCAGCCAGGAGCAGTGCACGCCCGCGCTGAAGTCCTACCTGGGGCCCAAGTTCGATCCCAACGGCAAGTTCACGATCGGCCTGCTGTGGTCGGGTGAGAAGGCGTGGAAGCAGTCGGGCGAGCGGCGCATGCTGTGCGGCCTGCAGTTGCTCGGCCCGGGCGACACCCAGCTGGAGTTCACGGGCAAGGTCGCCGATATCGATCAGTCCAAGGTCTGGCCTGCAGGCACATGCCTGGGCATCGACCCGGCCACCAACCAGCCCACCGACGTCCCGGTCGACTGTGCGGCACCGCACGCCATGGAGGTGACCGGTGCGGTCAACCTCGCCGAGAAGTTCCCCGGGCCGCTGCCTGCCGAGGACGACCAGGACGAGTTCATCAAGGACGCCTGCACCAAGCAGACCGATGCCTATCTGGCGCCCGTGCAGCTGCGCAGCACGACGCTCGCGCTGAGCTACAGCACCATCTCGCTGCCGAGCTGGTCGGCGGGCAGCCGTCAGGTGTCGTGCAGCATCGGCGCGACGCTGGGCAACGGCGGCTGGTCCACGCTGGTCAACACCGCCAAGGGCCCGCTGCTGATCAACGGTCAGCCGCCGGTGGCGCCGCCCGACATCCCGGCCGAACGCCTCAACCTCGACCCCATCCCGCTGCCGGATGTGGCGGAGACGTCGTCCGGGTCGTCCAGCTCGTCCTCGTCGGGATCGTCGTCCTCGTCGGGTTCGTCGGGTACCTCGGGCTCGTCGTCGAGCTCGTCGTCGGGATCCTCGGGGTCGTCCGGGTCCTCCGGGTCGGCCGATCAGCACCTGCCTGCGCAGTCGACGGACACTCAGCAGGCACCCCAGTCGACCGATCCGGCGCAGCAGAACACGTTCAACCCGCCGCCGCCCGACGCCCCGGCCCCGCCGGCCGACCAAGCGGCTCCCGCTCCCGCACCCGCACCCGCTCCCGCTCCCGCTCCCGAGCAGGCTCCGCCCCCGCCGGGTCCGGTCGACGTCCCGCCGCCGCCCGGCGCGCCGGTGCCCCCGCCGCCGGGTCCGTGA